ACAATGTTACATTCACAgagaaactaaaacaacaaaataaaaagttattatttaGTACTACTCAATAGCAAgaagaataagtaaatataatcaGACCTTTAACAACGCAAGACTAATCACAACCTTGAAAAAAATACACATACTCGAAACAGAAATTGAGAATCTTATAAGATGATAACCCAAGGGTCAGATTAATAtcagagagaggaagagagactTCAAGCTTACGGGGTCCAGTGAGCCGTGAAAGACCTTTAGTTTTTTGATGCATAAACATACGTCCATTGCCAAACTTTCTTCTTCTGGTTTTCGACAGAGACAAAATGCAGCAGCCCACTGTGAAGAAAgtattggagtgtttggaatgTGTTAGTAACTAATCAAGCAggcctcatgaacatactctaAGATCCTTGCATCATACAGACACTTTAGAATGTCTACCTACGCATATGGCTCTTCATCTTTCTCGAGTGTATCCTTGGAGAATGTTTTGGTTTATCTCTGTGATCAATGCAAGCTAGGGAATTACACCGACACAAAGAATTAATAAATCACTGGGAAgtataaattaacaaaagaaaaagcaaaatgAACAATCACTTACCAATATCAAAGACACGCTAATATCCTTGGATGAaaccaaacatttttttatcgTAGTGATGAGTTCAATCGAAGTTGTTATTTATAGGGGAAGATTCCTTCTGTAATCATGGAGGAGGGATAAAACATGAAGCCATAGCTCTGGAAGGTTTCAGATATGGAGAGGAAGCGCAAACGTCTCATCGTTGCCGTCGCACGAAGAAGAGAAATGAACTTcgtgatagaaccaaaatcgggaaggatcactttagctgggtgttggatatgaaccGAGAAGCAAATGGcgcttctggaactgagatggattgaaaggatcgtcaagagatgcggaatggctcttgatatacccacgatctaaggctaaccacctaagaacgAATGtagtgtgttggctaaccaccaaatgacacacaaagatgattggctgaccaccaaatcaacaagccggttcaaaccgatgaactagctaagaactctctctctctctctcactcagagaagaaacggaataaacaaccaaaatgaactgattttattcatcaaagggactacatatttatagtgttttgtagtcaaagacaataaaagaaaatgtgggaaaacaatgcataggaaatataaatttgactagatctagtcaaggcacggaaaatagagaagactagatctggtcaaggtaCGGAAAACGGAGAAGACCAGTCAAGATGTCTAGattcatccgaaccagatggatgcacggggtaaagataaggacgcttgcgggactgtccggatggtccgccGGATGAGAATGCATGTCCGTCTTTGGTTTTTTCACCACCCAAGCTAAGTCTGGCTCGACCCAAGTCAAGTATGgcacggtgaaaaacatgaacctcggttgaaatgttcagaacgtcctgaactccatgctgagctgaTTCCATGTAATGATCCGTGGTCtgcggcacatcattcccttcctcttcaaaaagatttgtcctcaaatctgaaacattaaaaggaaaaggattataagcaaaagaaccataatcagAACGTTGCTCACCTTGAGTTTGGTCCGGATTGTGAATGGAACAAGATCCTTCTCTATGACCACAATTTTGCTCTCCACCTGACCCTTCCTTCGGTTCATGTGCATAGTCATCGAAAATTGGTAAAACGTCTTCCTTTTCTGGCTCGGTTTCAActttctccaaagtcaccaacgtTTTCTGTTTTTGGCACTTGTTGGCATAATGACCGACCTTATGGCATTTGAAACACCTGGTAGAAAGAGCCTTGCTTGTGGTTTTCACAGCCTTGCTTTTATCAGAAgacaacacattagttttcaaatcagaatttgaaatagaagaagaattactttgttgttttggtgcagaagaagtgttGCTGTTTCCCTTCTTTTTCAGTTGCCGGACAACATGAATcgccttatgcaacatcttttCCAAGCTGGCATAAGTCTGAAGCTCATTCTGATCAGGCACATCACagttgcttctcttggctttggtgaagAGGCGATCACGACTTCTGACCCACTTCTCATCATCACAcatgttttgtctcttcttttgtttctgcaCAAAGTCAAACTCATTAGAAGCAAACTGTTTCTTATCAAAAATCAATTGCTCCTTttcaaaaacagttttaaaagtaaagtagacgtcttgttgtggttttgatttcttgagaagtccaaacatcctgaaaacacttaacaaagttagcaaataaaaatcctcacactctcaagtgtttagctcacgatttttagatggtcactcagagttctttccactggttcaaaggatgataggcagtcaaaattcagcaatcaaaacccaaaacaaacttttgtgggaaaaagaaaagagaaagaaagatgaagagatttttgaaatggatccg
The nucleotide sequence above comes from Brassica napus cultivar Da-Ae chromosome A9, Da-Ae, whole genome shotgun sequence. Encoded proteins:
- the LOC125578329 gene encoding uncharacterized protein LOC125578329, whose translation is MCDDEKWVRSRDRLFTKAKRSNCDVPDQNELQTYASLEKMLHKAIHVVRQLKKKGNSNTSSAPKQQNLRTNLFEEEGNDVPQTTDHYMESAQHGVQDVLNISTEVHVFHRAILDLGRARLSLGGEKTKDGHAFSSGGPSGQSRKRPYLYPVHPSGSDESRHLDWSSPFSVP